From a single Methylacidiphilum kamchatkense Kam1 genomic region:
- a CDS encoding transglutaminase family protein has translation MKFSISHTTEYVYTAAALESFSELRCHPQNCIRQTVLSHEMILAPAVPIYFYTDYFGNKTSFFSIPFKHNRLIVETKSIVLTHPYPDPLGGISLSVSEALIVYGFERFELFDFLLPSKYIPLLPETKEISLKIFQKEKPLIEALLELNQFIHNFLSYAPGTTDISTSVSELLKLRKGVCQDYSHLMIAILRSAGIPARYVSGYIEPIKEESSVKQPIGAATHAWVEVYLPNKKWVGFDPTNNTVEGEYHIQIAVGRDYDDVAPLRGIFKGYHGQELKVAVQVERV, from the coding sequence ATGAAATTTTCTATATCCCATACGACTGAATATGTGTACACGGCAGCTGCATTGGAATCATTTTCTGAGTTAAGATGCCATCCACAGAATTGCATACGACAGACAGTTTTAAGCCACGAAATGATCCTTGCGCCTGCAGTGCCTATTTATTTTTATACCGATTATTTTGGTAATAAGACCTCATTTTTTAGTATTCCTTTTAAACATAATCGATTAATCGTTGAGACTAAAAGTATCGTTCTTACGCATCCGTATCCGGATCCCCTTGGAGGCATAAGCCTTAGCGTTAGTGAAGCATTGATTGTTTATGGCTTTGAAAGGTTTGAGCTGTTTGATTTTCTACTTCCATCAAAATATATTCCTTTGCTTCCAGAAACCAAAGAAATCAGCTTAAAGATCTTTCAAAAAGAAAAGCCATTGATTGAGGCATTGCTCGAACTGAACCAATTCATACATAACTTTCTTTCTTATGCACCTGGAACAACTGATATTTCTACCTCTGTATCCGAACTGTTGAAACTGAGAAAAGGAGTGTGTCAGGACTATAGCCATTTGATGATTGCTATCCTTCGCTCTGCGGGTATTCCAGCTCGATATGTTAGTGGATATATTGAGCCAATCAAAGAAGAGTCTTCTGTAAAACAACCAATCGGCGCGGCAACGCATGCTTGGGTCGAAGTCTATCTACCTAACAAGAAATGGGTTGGATTCGATCCCACAAACAATACGGTGGAAGGAGAATATCATATTCAAATAGCTGTTGGAAGAGACTATGATGATGTGGCTCCGCTACGTGGGATCTTCAAAGGGTATCATGGGCAGGAGTTGAAGGTCGCTGTTCAGGTAGAAAGGGTGTGA
- a CDS encoding helix-turn-helix transcriptional regulator, with protein MDTLDIINSSIFIKKEKELRNLFGKVQNILPSRLIACGIVKTNADLKIEKILKIFNHSFPNDLIAFYLKLQYQKIDPVVKTALQNEGRIVRRTVIFKNYHDKLRKEYIKDASDIGLLTGLSFGVVERANSITTLFSFCDKDIERHRRHEIVLGVLMHHLHMSFLKCCLPKSIQRLESTFLDTLTHREKEILKWIKEGKTNWEISCILNISESTVKYHLKNIFLKLDVTNRCQAAAKAIQTRLLDP; from the coding sequence ATGGATACTTTAGATATCATTAATTCTTCTATATTTATCAAAAAAGAAAAAGAGCTAAGGAATCTCTTTGGGAAAGTTCAGAATATTCTACCTTCTAGGCTGATTGCTTGCGGTATAGTAAAAACCAATGCTGATTTAAAAATAGAAAAAATCCTTAAAATATTTAATCATAGCTTTCCAAATGATCTCATTGCCTTTTATCTAAAGTTACAATATCAGAAGATAGATCCCGTGGTGAAGACAGCACTTCAAAACGAAGGAAGAATAGTCAGAAGAACTGTCATTTTTAAAAACTATCACGACAAGTTAAGAAAAGAATACATCAAAGACGCCTCTGATATAGGGCTTCTAACAGGCTTGAGTTTTGGAGTTGTTGAACGTGCAAATAGCATAACTACTCTATTCTCTTTCTGTGATAAGGATATTGAAAGGCATCGTCGCCACGAAATAGTCTTAGGAGTCCTTATGCATCATCTCCATATGTCTTTTCTTAAATGCTGTTTGCCAAAAAGTATTCAAAGATTAGAGAGTACCTTTTTAGACACGTTAACCCATCGAGAAAAAGAGATATTAAAATGGATTAAAGAAGGAAAGACTAATTGGGAAATTTCCTGTATCTTAAACATTAGTGAATCAACAGTAAAATATCATTTAAAAAATATATTTCTAAAACTTGATGTTACGAACCGATGCCAGGCTGCTGCAAAAGCAATTCAGACAAGATTATTGGATCCGTAA
- a CDS encoding C40 family peptidase, with protein sequence MLFSRFESSIVASTSSDHAQPADTFPNASLEPEDLIEFPKLSKPIQLLITKALALTHQNLTYLYGSADPKEGGMDCSGFIYYLLTQIGLKDVPRSASQIYSWVRKEGLFKVVLSNNQESFELSELEPGDLLFWIGTYPTTNDPPITHVMIYLGHEKQTGERVMVGSSDGRTYHGKRRWGVSVFDLFMKFANPHYHLNSSTKFIGYGKIPGIEKLEEN encoded by the coding sequence ATGCTTTTTAGTCGGTTTGAATCATCGATTGTTGCTTCTACCTCTTCTGATCATGCCCAGCCTGCAGATACCTTTCCCAATGCTTCTTTAGAACCAGAAGATCTGATCGAATTTCCAAAATTATCAAAACCTATTCAACTACTCATTACAAAAGCTTTGGCATTGACCCACCAAAACTTGACATACCTTTATGGGTCAGCCGATCCAAAGGAAGGAGGAATGGATTGTTCTGGATTTATTTATTATCTTCTTACCCAAATAGGATTGAAGGATGTTCCGCGAAGTGCTTCTCAAATCTATTCTTGGGTAAGAAAAGAAGGATTATTCAAAGTAGTGTTGAGTAACAACCAAGAAAGTTTTGAATTATCTGAACTGGAGCCAGGCGATCTTCTTTTCTGGATAGGAACTTATCCGACAACCAATGATCCACCCATTACTCACGTCATGATTTATCTTGGTCACGAAAAACAAACAGGAGAACGGGTAATGGTTGGTTCAAGTGATGGACGAACCTATCATGGGAAAAGAAGATGGGGGGTTAGTGTTTTTGATCTTTTTATGAAATTTGCAAATCCTCATTATCATCTGAATAGTTCCACAAAGTTTATTGGCTACGGAAAAATTCCTGGGATAGAAAAATTGGAAGAAAACTAG
- a CDS encoding response regulator transcription factor has translation MIFILATSNEAYIRSVEEATKLLNSQLITVNHLSEFFIQLIFKTYDAAIIDPKTPTNFPYLEIVEKLRSEGILLPILLIDIDLNAQKRIIALRKGIEVFIPKDFSPEELAEHLQILIKKRKPEKHILKTGNLTVDLKNSKVWKGTREIKLTPKEFSLLALLLSKRNNIVSTEEICEQIWGNSSKISSIQNVIQVHMCGLRKKLEKNTLKNFITTVRGKGWIIRDIL, from the coding sequence ATGATCTTTATCCTTGCAACATCAAACGAAGCTTACATTCGATCTGTTGAAGAAGCTACAAAGCTTCTAAATAGCCAACTAATTACCGTAAACCATTTAAGCGAATTTTTTATCCAGCTCATTTTTAAAACTTATGATGCTGCCATTATTGATCCCAAGACTCCCACCAACTTTCCTTATCTAGAAATTGTTGAGAAATTAAGGAGCGAAGGCATTCTACTACCCATTCTATTAATTGACATTGATTTAAATGCGCAAAAAAGAATCATTGCTTTAAGAAAAGGCATTGAAGTTTTTATTCCAAAAGATTTTAGCCCGGAAGAGCTTGCCGAACATCTACAAATACTCATTAAAAAAAGAAAACCAGAAAAACATATCTTGAAAACTGGGAACCTCACCGTTGATTTAAAAAATTCTAAAGTCTGGAAAGGAACCAGAGAAATAAAACTGACTCCAAAAGAATTTTCTTTGCTGGCCCTATTGTTATCAAAAAGAAATAATATTGTATCTACCGAAGAAATTTGTGAACAAATATGGGGTAATTCCTCTAAGATTAGCTCGATCCAAAATGTGATTCAGGTACATATGTGTGGGTTAAGAAAAAAACTTGAAAAAAATACCTTAAAAAATTTCATTACCACTGTTCGAGGTAAAGGGTGGATAATCCGGGATATTTTATAG